CTCCTTTTCGGCCTCGGCATCCTCATCCTTTTCATCTGTTGACGCTTCTTTCTCTTCATCGCTATCGTCATCGCCCTCTTCCAGCACAATTATAACGTCTCCCACTTTAATTTCGCCCCCCTCCTTTACCTTCACCTCTTTTATCTTACCGCTGGCAGTACTCGGCACTTCCACCGACGCTTTATCGGTTTCTACAGCAATCATCGAGTCACCTTCGCTGATGGTATCGCCAGCAGACACCATCACTTCTGCAACTTCAGCACTATCTACACCTTCAGATATTTGGGGAAGTTTAATTTCTTTGGCCATGTTTATTTGGATTTTAAATTTCTTGTTAATTAAATTCTCGTGGATCAACCTTGTCGGCATCAATATGCAAGTCTTTAGCTGCTTTTTTGAGCTCACTTGCGGGCATATCTCCAGATAAAGCCAGTTCATAGAGTACGGCAAAGGCAATCTGCTCGAAGTTTACCTCGAAATGTTTGCGCATATCGCGATAAGAATCGCTCCTACCGAAACCATCCGTTCCGAGCACGGCAAGCCTTTCCGGAAACCATCGGTCGATCGCTAAAGGTAAATTCTTTAAATAATCCGTTGCGGCAACGAAGGCTCCTTTTTCGTCCTTCAAACATTGTTGGATATAATTTCTTTCCTTATTCAATTGTCCTCGCAGGCGATTTTTGCGTTCCGTATCAATGGCATCGTCATACAAAGCTTTATAACTGGTGATGCTCCAGATATCCACGGAAACCTTATAATCCTTCTCCAGCAAATCGGCCGCCTGCAATACTTCTGTCATAATAGCACCGCTACCAAAAAGATGTGCTTTACGCTTTCTTCTTCCTGCCGAAGACTTTTTAAAACGGTACATCCCCTTGAGAATGCCTTCTTTGCTATCTTTTGGCATTTCAGGCATGACATAAGTTTGATTGGTTACGGTGAGGTAATAAAATATATTCTCTTTATCCCGATACATTCGTTTGATTCCATCCTGTACGATAACGGCAATCTCATAAGCAAAAGCCGGATCATAGGCCTGTAAGCAGGGTACGGATAGGGCAAACACTTGGCTATGGCCATCAGTATGTTGAAGTCCTTCTCCCGGCAGCGTGGTTCGCCCCGAAACACCGCCAATCATAAAACCTTTTGCCTTTGCATCTGCTGCAGCCCAAATCAAGTCGCCAATACGCTGAAAACCAAACATCGAGTAAAAGAAAAAGAAAGGAATGGTATTGATGCCAAGGGAGGCATAGGCAGAACCCGCTGCAATAAAGGACCCCATACTTCCAGCTTCCGTAATACCTTCCTCCAATATTACGCCGGTTTTATCCTCTTTATAGAACATAATACTGCTCTTATCGACCGGTTCATACAGTTGCCCGTCAGAAGCGTAGATACCAATTCTTCCGAATAAAGCGTCAATACCGAAGGTCCGCGATTCATCTGGAATAATCGGTATAATCAATTTTCCTATTTCTTTATCGTTGATCAGTCTACTCATCAACTGCACCATGGCCATCGTTGTGGCTACCTTTTTCTCTCCAGAACCTTTATAGAAACGCTCAAAGGAAGCTGGATCAGGTTCTTTCAGATGGTCGCTTTTATCTTCACGTTTTGGTAAAGAACCACCGGCTTCTTTTCGCTGTTTTAATACATATTTAACCTCATCACTATTTTTACCGGGGTGGATAAAGGGCAGTTCATCCAACTGTTCGTCTGAAAGTGCTATACCAAAGCGATCCCGAAATTGCTTCAGGTCGTCTACACTCATTTTCTTCTGTTGATGGGTCACGTTACTGGCTTCTCCGGATTTACCTTGTCCGTAACCTTTAATGGTTTGCGCAAGTATTACCGTAGGTTGCCCTGTATGATCAGTGGCCGCATGGTATGCATTGAATATTTTTAAAAGATCATGTCCGCCCCTTTTCAGGCGGAAAAGCTCCTTATCGGAATAATCCTTCACCAATTTTTTAAGTCGCTCGCTTTTGCCGAATAAATGTTCACGGAGGTAAGCGCCATCGGTAAAAGCAAATTTCTGGAACTGTCCATCAGGAAGCTCCGTTAGTAACTGCGTCAGCTCACCGGCTTCATCTTGTTCGAACAGTGGATCCCAATCGCTTCCCCAAAGTAACTTCAGGGTATTCCAACCATAGCCTTTAAAAACCCCTTCCAGTTCTTGAACAATTTTACTGTTACCTCTCACAGGTCCATCCAGGCGCTGCAAATTACAGTTAACGATAAAGATCAGGTTGTCTAATTTCTCGCGTGCAGCTATGGATAAAGCTGCAGTAGATTCTGGCTCATCCATTTCTCCATCACCTATAAACACCCAAACTTTCTGATCGTTCTTTTCAATTAATCCTCGGTTTATCAAATACTTATTAAAGCGCGCCCGATACACTGCCATCAATGGTGCCAAGCCCATAGATACGGTGGGGTTATTCCAAAATTCACCCATAAAGCGGGGGTGCGGATAAGAAGGTAATCCCCCGGCAGGATTAAGCTCTCTACGATAGTTTTCCAGCTGCGTTTCTGTTAACCTACCTTCTAAAAAAGCCCGTGCATATACCCCCGGAGCTGCATGCCCCTGAAAATATACCATGTCAGGCACTCCGTCATCACCTCCCCGAAAAAAATGATTAAACCCCACTTCAAAAAGATCAGCAATAGAATTATAGGTTGATATATGACCACCAATCCCATCTTCTAACTTATTCGCTTTCAACACCATGGCCATCGCATTCCAACGCATTATCCCGATAAGCTTCTCTTCCATCTCCAAATCACCGGGATAAGGTAATTCTTCTATTGGGGGAATAGAATTTACATAAGGGCTATGGAGTTGATGTTCAGGTTTTACACCTCGTTTTATAGCTTCTTGCCGTATCAGTTCAATTAATTCTTCTGCACGTTCGGCCGACTGGTTATCGATCACCCATCTGATCGATTCCAGCCACTCTCTATTCTCTACGGCAATCTCATTCTTATTTTCAGACATGCGATATGTTTACGTTTTTTAACACTTAAATTTCCCCTATACAATATTTTATCCGTGGTAGCAGGTATTTGTACCGGTGACAAGTATAACACCCCATCTTAGCATTTAACTAAGCCATCATCGAATTGTTTGTAAAAAAGTAGATTAGACGAATAATTGGGCATGAGTATGAAGACATCCATGGAAAAATCAGGACTAAATTATAGTAGAATAAAAATTTATTATTATGATAAATTTATTATTTTTTAAATAAAAAAAAGGACATAAGATATGTTCTTTTATCAAACTAGGGCTGATTTCCGTCTATTTTTTCTATTTTGGGAGCAGTTTTTGAGAAAAAAGGAGCAGTTTTTATAAAAACTGACGCTTTAAATTTGCAAAACAGGGTCTGTTTTTATCGCCAAAACATAAAGGTACAGCGAAAAGCTTCATAAGAAGACGTATAAGCGACAAAAAGGTGATAACTATTGTCGGTACCCAACCGGGTTGCCATCGAAGCGTAGTTCAATTTTCGTTAAACGAAAAACCTTCCAATAGCTTTCGTAGAAGAACATTAATATTTTCTCCCAAAAATAAAGCCTGCAATCATCAGCGAACAAAGGCCAATAATAAGCATTAAATACTCTAAGGTATTTATTTTTGCCTGTTGACCACCTTCAGCTGTCGACGCCTCCTGGCTAACTTCCTCCATTTTGTATCCGCTAATCGGCGCTACTGCTTCCTGTTGCCCCTCTTTTACCGGAGAGGTATTCGCTTGTGGCATAGGACGGGTATTACCTGAAACATTAGAAGGGAGATTGGTAGACGCACTGTTAGAAGGGCTTTGACGGATCCTACCCAAGCCTTCAATTAAATCATCCAAGAGTGCTTTGCTGCCACCATGCTGTGCAACTTCTTTTACGAATTCGGTAAGCGACTCATTGCCACAGACATTGTCTGCACAGGATAAGCCCACTTTATCGGCCGTTTGCAAGTATTCTTCTACAAGCTTATCCAAGCTTTCATCATCGGGTTTCCAATATTCTTTCCGAACAACTTCCAACATACGGGCCAACATCGTTTGATAAGCATAAAGATTGCCTGCCTTTTCGAATTGATCCTTTATCTGCAAATCATATTGATCAGCCACATAAGTGTCAAACCACTGTTCCCATTTCTGCGCATCAATAACCTCTGGAGCAGTAACTTGCCAACCCCACATATTATCGGCAACTCGGCTAACCATCCGGGCACCAGCATAACCTTCATCGAGCATTTTTTGCACCCATTTAGGGTTCAGGTATCTGCTGTTCATCTCACGACCGATAAACTTTTCCAGGGTTTCCTGTTTGGGCGTTCCGGGGTCAGTTAGATTCGTCACTAAAATATCGGGAGTGGTACCGTCAACTTGACGCACCGCCATCGCCATGCCTCCCAGGTATTGAAAAAAATCATCATTGTCCAATGCTCCGTATACGTTTGTTGAACGACTATGTACAACTGCCTTGGTGCCCGATAAGGCTTCTTTAAAAAGTGAAACGGTCAGTTCTTTCGCAGATTCGGGCATAGTAGCGCCTTCTATATTTTCGCCCCAAAAACCCTGACCATATAAATGACCCATTCTGTTAAAATACACGTCACTTACTTCCTGTTCGTCATTCCAACGATCTGAAGCCTGTATCACATCGTTTACTCCGGTGCCATAGGTTCCACTTGCTGTACCAAATAGACGCACCGTTGCCAAACGTTCGGCAAGTGCCGTATCCTGAACGCCTGCCGCTAACAGTTGTGTTTTTATCTGCTCTACATGTTGCCTTACAAAGTTATCTTGACCGCCTTGTTGGTAAGCAAGATTAACCGCCTCATCCAACAGCAAAACCATATTGGGAAACATATCCCGGTAAAGGCCGGAAGGTGTAATTACTACATCCACACGTGGGCGGTCCAAGCTGTCGTTAGGAATACCTTCGATCCCTTTGATACGGCCAAACCCGTCGTAAACCGGTTTGACGCCAAGAAGCGCCAATATTTGCGATTCCATAATACCTTCATGGCGTACCGTTTCTACCGACCATAAGTTGATAGTAATTTTATCCGGAAACTGCCCGTCATGCTGGTGTTGGTAATCGACAATTAACTGTTCGGCCAACTCCCGCCCCGTTCGGTAGGTATCTTCGGTAGGCATCCGGGAGGGATCGAACGAATAAAAGTTTTTTCCTGTAGGTAAGGCATCTGGATTACGGATAGGGTCATTCCCAGATCCAGCGGCAATGTATTTTCCATTAAGCGCCGTGATCAAAGCATCCATTTCTCTTGCTCCGCTCACCACAATTCGTTGATAAATTTTATGCAGTAAGGTATCGCGCGATTCCGGCGGAATATCCTGCATTCTACTCACAATGGCCTCCGCAGTCTTCATGGCCATCAAAGAATCGGGCGATTTGCCGAAGGTATGCATCCCCATAGGTGTGAGGTTGCTATTAATGTCTTGCAGGTAGTGCTCCAATTCCTGTATATCCTCCTCTTTAAAATCGCCGGTAATGCCCATATCCTGATGTAGGTTGGCTTTTTTAGCCAAGCGATTGATGGTTTTTAGATGAATATCGGCTAGGGCTGGACTTTTAGCCATGGCAACGTCATAGTCGTTAATGGCACCGGCCAGGTCACGCAGGTCCGGCCGCAACGCTGCCTGATCAAAGGGCGGTGTTAGGTGATCAATGATGACCGCCATGCCCCGCCTTTTGGCTTGTGTACCCTCTCCTACATTGTCCATAATATAGGGGTAGATATTGACCAGGTTACCGATCAAAGCCTCGGGAGCATCATCATCATCGAAGCCTGCCTCCCTTCCCGATAACCATTCGTGCGTGCCGTGGGTACCCAGATGGATAACGGCATCGGCATGGAAACCATGCTGTAAATAGAGGTAGAAAGCGATATATTGGTGATGTGGGGGTAAGGTGACGTCATGAAACAGGGCCTCCGTATCTTCTTCCCATCCGCGGGCAGGTTGCGGCATCAAATTGATATTGCCGTAACGCACGCGGGGCAGGACGAAGAATTTTTTCCCATCGCTCCGTTGCCAGGTCATGATGCGAGACGTTTCGGGTGCTCCCCATTTTGCGGTAACATGCGCCTGTAGTTTAGGATGCAGCTGTTTAAACCAACTTGTATATGTCTCCATGGGTATTAGCACCGGATTCGTCTCCCGAACCAATCGGTCCAGCTCTGCCGGCGCCCAAGTACCGATATTTCGTCCACCGCGCATCACCGCCTGAAATACGGTATCTGCCGGAGGGCAAGTTCCTCCTAAATCATAATTCTCCTCAGTCAGTCGGCCTAGGATTGTCGACATACTCTGGGGGAGAACATTTAAATAACTTGCCCCGATGTTGTGCTTACCCGGATGGCCATTATAATAGACCAGTGCAATTTTTTTATCTTCATTGGGCAATTCCTGCAATCTTGACCATGCTTTAACGCGGCCCACCAAGCGATTGATTCGGCTTGTTGGTGCTTTTTTAACGGTATATTCAGTCCCCTGTGCATCTTCTATCGTTTCCATCGTGGTAGCAATGGTAGGCTGTATCTGTCCACTTAACTCCGGTCTTGCGAGCACCATGGCACGCGCCGCTAAGGAAATTCCAAGCGTTGATGCCTGCCATTCCTGTGCTGCCTCCGCGAGCCCGATGGCGTTGATTACGGGCACACCGAGCTGGGAAAAAGCT
This Olivibacter sp. SDN3 DNA region includes the following protein-coding sequences:
- the aceE gene encoding pyruvate dehydrogenase (acetyl-transferring), homodimeric type, yielding MSENKNEIAVENREWLESIRWVIDNQSAERAEELIELIRQEAIKRGVKPEHQLHSPYVNSIPPIEELPYPGDLEMEEKLIGIMRWNAMAMVLKANKLEDGIGGHISTYNSIADLFEVGFNHFFRGGDDGVPDMVYFQGHAAPGVYARAFLEGRLTETQLENYRRELNPAGGLPSYPHPRFMGEFWNNPTVSMGLAPLMAVYRARFNKYLINRGLIEKNDQKVWVFIGDGEMDEPESTAALSIAAREKLDNLIFIVNCNLQRLDGPVRGNSKIVQELEGVFKGYGWNTLKLLWGSDWDPLFEQDEAGELTQLLTELPDGQFQKFAFTDGAYLREHLFGKSERLKKLVKDYSDKELFRLKRGGHDLLKIFNAYHAATDHTGQPTVILAQTIKGYGQGKSGEASNVTHQQKKMSVDDLKQFRDRFGIALSDEQLDELPFIHPGKNSDEVKYVLKQRKEAGGSLPKREDKSDHLKEPDPASFERFYKGSGEKKVATTMAMVQLMSRLINDKEIGKLIIPIIPDESRTFGIDALFGRIGIYASDGQLYEPVDKSSIMFYKEDKTGVILEEGITEAGSMGSFIAAGSAYASLGINTIPFFFFYSMFGFQRIGDLIWAAADAKAKGFMIGGVSGRTTLPGEGLQHTDGHSQVFALSVPCLQAYDPAFAYEIAVIVQDGIKRMYRDKENIFYYLTVTNQTYVMPEMPKDSKEGILKGMYRFKKSSAGRRKRKAHLFGSGAIMTEVLQAADLLEKDYKVSVDIWSITSYKALYDDAIDTERKNRLRGQLNKERNYIQQCLKDEKGAFVAATDYLKNLPLAIDRWFPERLAVLGTDGFGRSDSYRDMRKHFEVNFEQIAFAVLYELALSGDMPASELKKAAKDLHIDADKVDPREFN
- a CDS encoding cobaltochelatase subunit CobN, producing the protein MKRINILYALLLAGLYLLMPLLGLAESVKPRKIVFLVSENYSKPLAQAIQGLEELPEFAERYQILTANDSSLDFAEIDLAVCYLHTPAMMQRFGPGIKQMLAKETAVYAVGETPEAGNYQKQGIQFDAEVAAYFDHPSPSNLTNLILLLTKRHFDSNYPVQPLVPFPESGIVAMDGTVYRSFSEYSEKMFNGRGADRPLVGLYMFRYEAVTQQFDHIKAYAVALDTAGFEPLLFYGHPLEQAIKQYCLNEDSTAMLSALLNFSSLPGSSDDRLRTAFSQLGVPVINAIGLAEAAQEWQASTLGISLAARAMVLARPELSGQIQPTIATTMETIEDAQGTEYTVKKAPTSRINRLVGRVKAWSRLQELPNEDKKIALVYYNGHPGKHNIGASYLNVLPQSMSTILGRLTEENYDLGGTCPPADTVFQAVMRGGRNIGTWAPAELDRLVRETNPVLIPMETYTSWFKQLHPKLQAHVTAKWGAPETSRIMTWQRSDGKKFFVLPRVRYGNINLMPQPARGWEEDTEALFHDVTLPPHHQYIAFYLYLQHGFHADAVIHLGTHGTHEWLSGREAGFDDDDAPEALIGNLVNIYPYIMDNVGEGTQAKRRGMAVIIDHLTPPFDQAALRPDLRDLAGAINDYDVAMAKSPALADIHLKTINRLAKKANLHQDMGITGDFKEEDIQELEHYLQDINSNLTPMGMHTFGKSPDSLMAMKTAEAIVSRMQDIPPESRDTLLHKIYQRIVVSGAREMDALITALNGKYIAAGSGNDPIRNPDALPTGKNFYSFDPSRMPTEDTYRTGRELAEQLIVDYQHQHDGQFPDKITINLWSVETVRHEGIMESQILALLGVKPVYDGFGRIKGIEGIPNDSLDRPRVDVVITPSGLYRDMFPNMVLLLDEAVNLAYQQGGQDNFVRQHVEQIKTQLLAAGVQDTALAERLATVRLFGTASGTYGTGVNDVIQASDRWNDEQEVSDVYFNRMGHLYGQGFWGENIEGATMPESAKELTVSLFKEALSGTKAVVHSRSTNVYGALDNDDFFQYLGGMAMAVRQVDGTTPDILVTNLTDPGTPKQETLEKFIGREMNSRYLNPKWVQKMLDEGYAGARMVSRVADNMWGWQVTAPEVIDAQKWEQWFDTYVADQYDLQIKDQFEKAGNLYAYQTMLARMLEVVRKEYWKPDDESLDKLVEEYLQTADKVGLSCADNVCGNESLTEFVKEVAQHGGSKALLDDLIEGLGRIRQSPSNSASTNLPSNVSGNTRPMPQANTSPVKEGQQEAVAPISGYKMEEVSQEASTAEGGQQAKINTLEYLMLIIGLCSLMIAGFIFGRKY